From a region of the Sphingopyxis sp. YR583 genome:
- the nusG gene encoding transcription termination/antitermination protein NusG — MARWYIIHAYSGFENKVRDSVLSEAERMGLTDFVEAVEVPVETVTEVKRGKKVQAERKFFPGYVLAKLTMTDDVYHLVKNTPKVTGFLGSMGKPQAISEAEAARILNSKEEAAARPKTEIRVDYEIGDQVKVLDGPFASFNGLVEELDFEKARVKVSVSIFGRATPVELDFEQVERFK, encoded by the coding sequence ATGGCGCGCTGGTACATCATTCACGCCTATTCGGGTTTTGAGAACAAGGTTCGCGATTCGGTGCTTTCCGAAGCCGAGCGTATGGGCCTGACCGATTTCGTCGAAGCGGTCGAGGTGCCGGTCGAAACCGTCACCGAGGTGAAGCGCGGCAAGAAGGTCCAGGCCGAACGCAAATTCTTTCCGGGCTATGTCCTCGCCAAGCTGACGATGACCGACGATGTCTATCACCTCGTCAAGAATACGCCGAAGGTGACTGGCTTCCTCGGCTCGATGGGCAAGCCGCAGGCGATCAGCGAAGCCGAAGCCGCACGCATCCTGAACAGCAAGGAAGAAGCCGCGGCGCGTCCGAAGACCGAAATCCGCGTTGATTACGAAATTGGCGATCAGGTCAAGGTTCTCGACGGCCCCTTCGCCAGCTTCAACGGGCTGGTCGAGGAGCTCGACTTCGAAAAGGCGCGCGTCAAGGTGTCGGTGTCGATTTTCGGTCGCGCCACCCCGGTCGAACTCGACTTCGAACAGGTCGAACGCTTCAAATAA
- the infA gene encoding translation initiation factor IF-1 → MAKEELMTFEGQIDEILPDGRFGVVLENGHRVIVYTAGRMRRFRIRSVVGDAVRVEMTPYDLSKGRLVYRERGSGPVAPSQRKRRGL, encoded by the coding sequence TTGGCCAAAGAGGAACTGATGACTTTCGAGGGGCAGATCGACGAGATCCTGCCCGATGGACGCTTCGGCGTCGTGCTCGAAAATGGTCATCGGGTGATCGTCTACACGGCAGGCCGGATGCGGCGTTTCCGCATCCGGTCGGTCGTCGGCGACGCCGTGCGCGTCGAAATGACGCCCTATGACCTCAGCAAGGGCCGCCTCGTCTACCGCGAACGCGGAAGCGGGCCGGTCGCACCGAGCCAGCGCAAACGGCGCGGGCTCTGA
- the secE gene encoding preprotein translocase subunit SecE: MAKTSPAEFINQVRTEARKIVWPTSRETVQTTIMVLIMTTILSLFFFGVDTVFNAIVSWLTSLAR; encoded by the coding sequence ATGGCGAAGACTAGCCCGGCTGAGTTCATCAATCAGGTGCGTACCGAAGCCCGCAAGATCGTGTGGCCGACGAGCCGCGAAACGGTGCAGACGACGATCATGGTGCTGATCATGACGACGATCCTTTCGCTGTTCTTCTTTGGCGTCGACACGGTTTTCAACGCGATCGTCAGCTGGCTGACGTCGCTCGCGCGCTAA
- a CDS encoding DUF6445 family protein, with protein MTTVTVESIGVEAQPLVVLDDFAPDPDGLRRFAQAAEFAPAFNHFPGVRAALPTDYLAMQLPVIAAAAAEAFGRTGPITVVDASFSIVSTPTGELTIPQRLPHIDAFTEDRIALIHYLSPAGGDGTAFFRHRSTGFETVDDARRDLFFRHLDIELRHRGVPPPEYVLGDTPLFECIRTEPARYNRALLYRSWNLHSGAISPDNMLSADPGMGRLTVTGFLSIG; from the coding sequence ATGACGACAGTCACGGTCGAGAGCATCGGCGTCGAAGCGCAGCCGCTCGTCGTCCTCGATGATTTCGCGCCCGATCCCGATGGCTTGCGGCGTTTTGCGCAGGCCGCGGAATTCGCCCCGGCGTTCAACCATTTCCCGGGCGTGCGGGCGGCGTTGCCCACCGACTATCTCGCGATGCAGCTCCCCGTCATTGCGGCAGCGGCCGCCGAAGCATTCGGGCGGACGGGGCCGATCACCGTCGTCGACGCGAGTTTTTCGATCGTGTCGACCCCGACGGGCGAACTTACCATCCCGCAGCGCCTGCCGCATATCGACGCCTTCACCGAGGATCGCATCGCGCTCATCCATTATCTCTCGCCGGCCGGCGGCGACGGCACCGCCTTCTTTCGCCACCGCTCTACCGGCTTCGAGACGGTCGATGATGCACGGCGCGACCTGTTCTTTCGGCACCTCGACATCGAGTTGCGCCACCGCGGGGTGCCGCCACCCGAATATGTGCTGGGGGATACGCCGCTGTTCGAATGCATCCGCACCGAGCCGGCGCGCTACAATCGCGCGCTGCTCTATCGCAGCTGGAACCTCCATAGCGGGGCGATCTCGCCGGATAATATGCTGTCGGCGGATCCCGGGATGGGGCGGCTGACGGTGACGGGCTTCCTTTCCATAGGGTAA
- a CDS encoding MFS transporter, translating to MASTTLPSAKISDKSAVLRPRTVAAYAATAGPTVILGLPFSVYLPPYIAEGGVVSVALVGLLFSLTTVWDGVVDPLIGTMVDRVRTGLGAHRHWMLIALVPLALLLLALVTVGDQLPFAALFLMMVFFYSSYSLYEVAQLSWGSALVGSPADSALLYGMRDWFAKIALILAFAAPAVAQLLIPGLSLQGRIMAYASLFLLMVPIALFALRRVPPRAVVAGPGIGWRHEIRASLSFLPLTLLFGVQFLNSFAFGSLTSLFVFFAAAVLDLDGHSAVLLFASFVGGALASPVWTVLARRFGKPPMMMAMGLLISGLLVTTLAQEPRGLVQAVGFSLMLGTGFVGLLFTYSVLADLIPQDAGRCGRNRSAFLFALLNLMQKFGVAAAIAVSYLLLDLVGFDPNDGASAARELHLIFVLQPTASWIVMVGLLLLMRRELGRAPDPALAIAARPK from the coding sequence TTGGCCAGTACTACCCTGCCTTCGGCCAAAATATCGGACAAGAGCGCGGTACTGCGCCCTCGCACGGTTGCGGCCTATGCCGCCACGGCGGGGCCGACCGTAATCCTCGGCTTGCCGTTCAGCGTCTACCTGCCGCCTTACATCGCCGAGGGTGGTGTGGTTTCGGTGGCGCTGGTCGGGCTCCTCTTTTCACTTACGACTGTCTGGGACGGCGTCGTCGATCCGCTCATCGGTACGATGGTCGATCGTGTCCGCACCGGGCTAGGCGCTCACCGGCACTGGATGCTGATCGCGCTCGTGCCGTTGGCGCTGCTGTTGCTCGCATTGGTGACGGTCGGCGACCAGCTCCCCTTCGCGGCACTCTTCCTCATGATGGTCTTCTTTTATTCGAGCTACAGTCTCTACGAGGTCGCGCAGCTCTCTTGGGGCTCGGCGCTGGTGGGATCGCCGGCGGATAGCGCGCTCCTCTACGGGATGCGTGACTGGTTCGCGAAGATCGCGCTGATCCTCGCCTTTGCGGCCCCGGCGGTGGCGCAGTTGTTGATCCCGGGGCTCAGCCTGCAGGGGCGGATCATGGCCTATGCCAGTCTGTTCCTGCTGATGGTACCGATCGCGCTTTTTGCGCTTCGCCGCGTCCCGCCACGTGCGGTGGTAGCTGGGCCTGGCATCGGCTGGCGGCACGAGATCCGCGCGTCGCTTTCCTTTCTGCCGCTGACGCTGTTGTTCGGTGTGCAGTTCCTCAACAGCTTCGCGTTCGGGTCGCTGACATCGCTGTTCGTCTTCTTCGCCGCCGCGGTGCTCGATCTCGATGGGCACAGTGCGGTGCTGCTCTTCGCGAGCTTCGTTGGCGGTGCGCTTGCCTCGCCGGTCTGGACAGTGCTTGCACGCCGCTTTGGAAAGCCGCCGATGATGATGGCGATGGGACTGCTGATTTCGGGATTGCTCGTCACCACCCTTGCGCAGGAGCCGCGCGGACTTGTGCAGGCGGTCGGCTTTTCTTTGATGCTCGGGACAGGCTTTGTCGGCCTGCTCTTTACCTATTCGGTGCTTGCCGACCTGATCCCGCAGGATGCCGGTCGTTGTGGCCGCAATCGGTCGGCCTTTCTGTTCGCATTGCTCAATCTGATGCAGAAATTCGGCGTCGCCGCTGCGATTGCGGTCAGCTATCTTCTGCTCGACCTTGTCGGCTTCGATCCGAATGATGGAGCCTCGGCGGCGCGCGAACTGCACCTGATCTTCGTGCTGCAACCGACGGCTAGCTGGATCGTCATGGTCGGTCTCCTCCTTTTGATGCGGCGGGAACTCGGCCGTGCGCCCGACCCTGCACTTGCAATCGCCGCACGGCCCAAGTAA
- a CDS encoding alpha/beta fold hydrolase — protein MTTITTKDGTNIFFKDWGPKDAQPIVFSHGWPLSADAWDAQMVFFANQGFRTIAHDRRSHGRSDQVWDNNTMDQYADDLAELIEQLDLKDVILVGHSTGGGEVTRYVGRHGTGRVAKVALIGAVPPLMLKTEANPDGLPLDVFDGIRKGTFDNRPQFFKDLTIPFYGYNREGAAVSEAVRDEFVRQGMNGGLKGLLDSIRAFSESDFNEDLKKFDKPTLVLHGDDDQIVPIGAAALSTVKIVKQAVLKVYKGGSHGLTVTEQDRFNADLLEFINN, from the coding sequence ATGACCACGATCACCACCAAGGACGGCACCAACATCTTCTTCAAAGACTGGGGCCCGAAGGACGCCCAGCCGATCGTCTTCTCGCACGGCTGGCCGCTCTCTGCCGACGCCTGGGATGCCCAGATGGTTTTCTTCGCTAACCAGGGCTTCCGCACCATCGCCCACGACCGCCGCAGCCACGGCCGTTCGGATCAGGTCTGGGACAACAACACGATGGACCAATATGCCGACGACCTCGCCGAACTGATCGAACAGCTGGACCTCAAGGACGTCATCCTCGTCGGTCACTCGACCGGCGGCGGCGAAGTCACCCGCTACGTCGGCCGGCACGGCACCGGCCGCGTCGCCAAGGTCGCGCTGATCGGCGCGGTCCCCCCGCTGATGCTGAAGACCGAAGCCAACCCCGACGGCCTTCCGCTCGACGTCTTCGACGGCATCCGCAAGGGCACGTTCGACAACCGTCCGCAGTTCTTTAAGGATCTGACGATCCCCTTCTACGGCTACAATCGCGAAGGCGCCGCGGTTTCCGAAGCCGTCCGCGACGAATTCGTCCGTCAGGGCATGAACGGCGGCCTGAAGGGCCTGCTCGACAGCATCCGCGCCTTCTCGGAAAGCGACTTCAACGAAGATTTGAAGAAGTTCGACAAGCCGACGCTCGTCCTCCACGGCGACGACGACCAGATCGTGCCGATCGGCGCCGCGGCGCTCTCGACGGTCAAGATCGTCAAGCAGGCGGTGCTCAAGGTCTACAAGGGCGGCAGCCACGGCCTGACCGTCACCGAGCAGGACCGGTTCAACGCCGACCTTCTCGAATTCATCAACAACTGA
- a CDS encoding choice-of-anchor A family protein, with protein MALSTRILFSAAVVATALTLPALAQSKAITGIDALREWNLVVLGNLESSSEVEGRTFVGGNLGGNSSNYGIRATTSPNGQPGLTVVGNVTGSHKNLNNGSGAVIGGNVSSGFNLNGPNQTVKVGGTISNTNVNQNKVISNLDRSDPGFGLALQQQKTDLKGSMGSLSFEMGALKSNSQLTVQGNRGTFTAQPNAQGLAVFNITAADLDKIGEIQFNLNGADTAIVNVSGRSINLNDNFLGGTNNLGERVIWNFPEAEDLKLTTAWGGSVLAPLADAETRNYIQGSAVFGNLKQNGEMHIGTFKGGYTTSPSGGSSSGGDSSTGGGATPVPEPGMAGLFGLGVGGLILWRRRRMQRTAE; from the coding sequence GTGGCCCTTTCGACCCGCATCCTGTTCTCCGCCGCCGTCGTAGCGACTGCGTTGACGCTGCCTGCGCTGGCGCAGAGCAAGGCGATCACCGGCATCGACGCGCTGCGCGAATGGAATCTCGTCGTGCTCGGCAATCTCGAATCCTCTTCCGAAGTTGAAGGGCGGACGTTTGTTGGCGGCAACCTCGGCGGCAATTCGTCGAATTACGGTATCCGTGCCACGACCTCGCCGAATGGGCAGCCGGGGCTGACCGTCGTCGGCAATGTCACGGGCAGCCACAAGAATCTGAACAACGGATCGGGCGCGGTGATCGGCGGCAATGTGTCGAGCGGCTTCAACCTCAACGGTCCGAACCAGACGGTGAAGGTCGGCGGGACGATCAGCAATACCAACGTCAATCAGAACAAAGTCATCTCGAACCTCGACCGGAGCGATCCCGGATTCGGGCTGGCGCTGCAACAGCAGAAAACCGATTTGAAGGGCAGCATGGGCAGCCTGTCGTTCGAGATGGGGGCGCTCAAGTCGAACAGCCAGCTGACGGTGCAGGGCAATCGCGGCACGTTCACGGCGCAACCGAATGCACAGGGGCTCGCGGTATTCAACATCACGGCGGCGGACCTCGACAAGATCGGCGAGATCCAGTTCAATCTCAATGGCGCCGACACCGCGATCGTCAATGTCAGCGGCCGGTCGATCAACCTCAATGACAATTTCCTCGGTGGTACCAACAATCTGGGTGAACGGGTGATCTGGAATTTCCCCGAGGCTGAGGATCTGAAGCTGACCACCGCATGGGGCGGATCGGTGCTCGCGCCGCTCGCCGATGCGGAAACGCGCAATTACATCCAGGGATCGGCGGTGTTCGGCAATCTCAAGCAGAATGGCGAGATGCATATCGGGACGTTCAAGGGCGGCTATACGACATCGCCATCGGGCGGCAGTTCGAGCGGCGGCGACAGTTCGACCGGCGGCGGAGCAACGCCGGTGCCCGAGCCCGGAATGGCCGGGCTGTTCGGGCTGGGTGTCGGCGGCTTGATCCTTTGGCGCCGACGTCGGATGCAAAGGACCGCCGAATAG
- a CDS encoding acyl-CoA thioesterase, with protein sequence MSLTPEEMQARAAHAREIYAGVDRARLVRHIVHLFDLEAADEPDEFRYPAFTKPRRQRIFGGQVIAQAMVAAARTVDPGKSVHSLHAYFLRGGDEAKPLHFRVHRDFDGRSFANRRVVVRQDGKVIFNLTASFQAPEKGLSHQIPMTGILPPEECWDFADFVAVDPKISDRRIEHMARMHPFEVRAFRPLPSEKATMQYEWFRISSPVGDDPLIHRALLAYASDMGLLSTTMMPHGLTWDTPGVFSTSLDHAMWFHDDIRVDEWFVYVMDSDWSGGGRGINRGRIYRRDGTLIASAVQEGLIRYDPSAG encoded by the coding sequence ATGAGCCTCACTCCCGAAGAGATGCAGGCTCGGGCTGCCCATGCGCGTGAAATCTATGCCGGCGTCGATCGCGCACGGCTCGTCCGGCATATCGTCCATCTCTTCGATCTCGAGGCGGCGGACGAGCCCGACGAGTTCAGGTATCCGGCCTTCACCAAACCGCGGCGTCAGCGCATTTTTGGCGGGCAGGTGATCGCGCAGGCGATGGTCGCCGCTGCGCGCACCGTGGATCCGGGAAAGAGCGTCCACTCGCTTCACGCCTATTTCTTGCGCGGCGGTGACGAGGCAAAGCCGCTGCATTTTCGCGTCCATCGCGACTTCGACGGGCGCAGCTTTGCCAACCGTCGTGTTGTCGTCCGTCAGGATGGCAAGGTGATCTTCAACCTCACCGCCTCGTTCCAGGCGCCTGAAAAGGGGCTGTCGCACCAGATCCCGATGACGGGCATCCTGCCGCCCGAGGAATGCTGGGACTTCGCCGATTTCGTTGCGGTCGATCCCAAGATCAGCGACCGGCGTATCGAGCATATGGCGCGCATGCATCCGTTCGAGGTGCGTGCCTTTCGTCCGCTGCCGTCCGAAAAGGCGACGATGCAATATGAATGGTTCCGCATTTCATCGCCCGTTGGGGACGATCCGCTGATCCACCGCGCGCTGCTTGCCTATGCGTCCGACATGGGGCTGCTCTCGACGACGATGATGCCGCATGGCCTGACCTGGGATACGCCGGGCGTCTTTTCGACCAGTCTCGACCATGCGATGTGGTTCCACGACGACATCCGCGTCGACGAATGGTTCGTCTATGTGATGGACAGCGACTGGAGCGGCGGCGGGCGCGGGATCAACCGCGGGCGCATCTATCGCCGCGACGGTACGCTGATCGCTTCGGCGGTGCAGGAAGGGCTGATCCGCTATGATCCGTCGGCCGGATAA
- a CDS encoding cold-shock protein, translating into MAIGTVKFFNTDKGYGFIENEDGSGDSFVHITAVQAAGMDTLHKEQRVSYELETGRNGKVSAINLQSA; encoded by the coding sequence ATGGCCATCGGCACCGTAAAATTCTTCAACACCGACAAGGGTTATGGCTTCATCGAAAATGAAGACGGCTCGGGCGACAGCTTCGTCCACATCACCGCGGTCCAGGCCGCGGGCATGGACACGCTCCACAAGGAACAGCGTGTCTCCTACGAACTTGAAACCGGCCGCAACGGCAAGGTTTCGGCGATCAACCTCCAGTCGGCCTGA
- a CDS encoding AraC family transcriptional regulator, with translation MQDRLDSICAQVLRHAVSPYYETPVPRLVVATQCAPTSGVATVYEPVTCLILQGTKQVVIGDQVLRYDASSYFVASLDLPAVGRVVEATADKPYVAAALRLDRAVLADLIASMDPAAIGHAASGDLAGFAVASVTEELVEAWAGLLGLLDRPGDVAMLAPMREREILYRLLQGPLGGQLCAIAQEDSRLSRVRRAILWMHDHFDTLLPTAKLAEIAGMSVASFHRHFKAATAMSPLQFQKTLRLHAARRLLAGGSEASRAAYSVGYESASQFSREYARAFGMPPSRDAERLRGMVQVGAAV, from the coding sequence ATGCAAGACAGGCTCGACTCGATCTGCGCACAGGTGCTGCGCCACGCGGTTTCTCCCTATTATGAGACGCCGGTGCCGCGGCTGGTCGTCGCGACGCAATGCGCGCCGACGAGCGGGGTCGCGACCGTTTACGAACCCGTCACCTGCCTGATCCTGCAAGGAACGAAGCAGGTCGTGATTGGCGACCAGGTGCTGCGATACGATGCGTCGAGCTATTTCGTCGCATCGCTCGACCTGCCGGCGGTCGGCCGGGTGGTCGAGGCGACAGCCGACAAACCCTATGTCGCCGCGGCGCTGCGCCTCGACCGCGCCGTGCTTGCCGACCTGATCGCCAGCATGGATCCCGCGGCCATCGGTCATGCCGCATCGGGCGACCTTGCGGGCTTTGCCGTCGCATCGGTGACCGAGGAGTTGGTCGAGGCGTGGGCGGGGCTGCTCGGACTGCTCGACCGTCCCGGCGACGTCGCGATGCTGGCGCCGATGCGGGAGCGTGAGATCCTCTATCGCCTGTTGCAAGGGCCGCTGGGCGGGCAGCTTTGTGCCATTGCCCAGGAAGACAGCAGATTGTCGCGGGTTCGGCGGGCGATATTGTGGATGCACGACCATTTCGACACGCTGCTGCCGACGGCAAAGCTGGCGGAGATCGCCGGGATGAGCGTTGCGTCCTTTCATCGGCATTTCAAGGCGGCGACGGCGATGAGCCCGCTGCAGTTCCAGAAGACGCTGCGCCTGCACGCGGCGCGGCGGCTGCTGGCGGGGGGTAGCGAGGCGAGCCGCGCGGCCTATTCGGTGGGGTATGAGAGCGCATCGCAGTTCAGCCGCGAATATGCCCGGGCGTTCGGGATGCCGCCCTCGCGCGACGCCGAGCGGCTGCGCGGAATGGTGCAGGTGGGGGCGGCGGTCTAG
- a CDS encoding SDR family NAD(P)-dependent oxidoreductase, which produces MTQFNAKSTTDDVLAGVDLSGKRFLVTGVSAGLGVETARALVVHGADVVGAARDLTKAEGATAEVRDAAAKSGGSFELIQLDLASLASVRAATDALVAGGRKFDVVIANAGVMATPFGKTADGFETQFGTNHLGHFTFVNRIASLIKDGGRFVSLASSGHRFSNVNLDDPNFDNGDYEPWAAYGRAKTANILFAVEFDRRHRDRGVRGIALHPGGIHTELGRHLDEGAIEALLEQVNAAARASGGEEFEFKSIPQGAATSVWAAAVADPAEVGGRYLEDCHVAELADDESLRAGVRAYAIDPDNAKALWAKSEEMVGERF; this is translated from the coding sequence ATGACCCAGTTCAATGCCAAATCGACCACCGACGACGTGCTGGCCGGCGTCGACCTCAGCGGCAAGCGCTTCCTCGTCACCGGCGTCTCGGCCGGGCTCGGCGTCGAGACCGCCCGCGCTCTCGTCGTCCACGGCGCCGATGTCGTCGGCGCGGCGCGCGACCTGACCAAGGCCGAAGGCGCGACCGCCGAAGTCCGCGACGCCGCGGCGAAAAGCGGCGGCAGCTTCGAGCTGATCCAGCTCGACCTCGCCTCGCTCGCCAGCGTCCGCGCCGCCACCGATGCGCTCGTCGCCGGCGGCCGCAAGTTTGACGTCGTCATCGCCAATGCCGGCGTGATGGCGACGCCCTTCGGCAAGACCGCCGACGGTTTCGAAACGCAGTTCGGCACCAATCATTTGGGCCACTTCACCTTCGTCAACCGCATCGCTTCGCTGATCAAGGACGGCGGCCGCTTCGTCAGCCTCGCTTCCTCGGGGCACCGCTTCTCGAACGTGAACCTCGACGACCCGAACTTCGACAATGGCGATTACGAGCCTTGGGCCGCCTATGGCCGCGCGAAGACCGCGAACATCCTGTTCGCCGTCGAGTTCGACCGCCGCCACAGGGATCGCGGCGTGCGCGGGATCGCGCTCCACCCGGGCGGCATTCACACCGAACTCGGCCGTCACCTCGACGAAGGCGCGATCGAAGCCTTACTCGAACAGGTCAACGCCGCAGCGCGCGCGTCGGGCGGCGAGGAGTTCGAGTTCAAGTCGATCCCGCAGGGAGCGGCCACCTCGGTCTGGGCCGCCGCCGTCGCCGATCCGGCCGAGGTCGGCGGACGCTATCTCGAGGATTGCCACGTCGCCGAGCTTGCCGACGACGAAAGCCTGCGCGCCGGCGTCCGCGCCTATGCGATCGACCCCGACAACGCCAAGGCGCTGTGGGCGAAGAGCGAGGAAATGGTTGGCGAGCGTTTCTGA
- a CDS encoding RNA polymerase sigma factor has product MATNETHRAIEAVFRIERARLIAALARMTRDVDRAEEMAQEALLIALTEWPKSGVPDNPGAWLAAAAKRRVIDGVRHHAMRERKHAEIARELDEERDMSAEAVEAALDDPLGGELLGLIFAACHPVISPEARAALTLRLVGGLTVEEIARAFLSNEAAIAARITRAKKAIAKAGVAFEVPRGAELQARLGSVIEVVYLIFNEGYAATTGPSLVRPPLCAEGQRLGRILAGLMPDQAEVLGLLALMEIQASRLAARAGPDGRFVPLTEQNRARWDQLLIRRGLNALGRAEALGGADGPYALQAALAACHARARSAEDTDWQHIATLYDRLGEVMPSPVVELNRAVAYSMAFGPEAGLRLVDAIAEEAALRNYAPLPAARGDFLFRAGRPGEAKAEFEAAAALSGNEREREFLLARAAECTR; this is encoded by the coding sequence ATGGCGACCAATGAGACCCATCGCGCGATTGAAGCGGTGTTCCGGATCGAGCGTGCGCGGTTGATCGCCGCGCTCGCCCGGATGACGCGCGACGTCGACCGCGCCGAGGAAATGGCGCAGGAGGCGCTGCTGATCGCGCTGACCGAGTGGCCGAAGTCGGGCGTGCCCGACAATCCGGGCGCCTGGCTGGCCGCGGCGGCGAAGCGGCGGGTGATCGACGGGGTGCGGCACCATGCGATGCGGGAGCGGAAACATGCCGAAATCGCCCGCGAACTGGACGAGGAACGCGATATGAGCGCGGAGGCGGTCGAGGCGGCGCTCGACGATCCGCTGGGCGGCGAACTGCTCGGGCTGATCTTTGCCGCCTGTCATCCGGTGATTTCGCCCGAGGCGCGCGCAGCGCTGACGCTGCGGCTGGTCGGCGGGCTGACGGTCGAGGAGATTGCGCGCGCCTTCCTGTCGAACGAGGCGGCGATCGCGGCGCGGATCACGCGGGCGAAAAAGGCGATCGCCAAGGCGGGGGTGGCGTTCGAGGTTCCGCGCGGGGCGGAGCTTCAGGCGCGGCTCGGTTCGGTGATCGAGGTCGTCTATCTGATCTTCAACGAAGGCTATGCTGCGACCACGGGGCCGTCGCTTGTGCGCCCGCCTTTATGCGCCGAGGGGCAGCGGCTCGGGCGGATTTTGGCCGGGCTGATGCCCGATCAAGCCGAGGTGCTGGGTTTGCTCGCGCTGATGGAAATCCAGGCGTCGCGGCTGGCGGCGCGGGCGGGGCCCGATGGGCGGTTCGTGCCGCTGACCGAGCAGAACCGGGCGCGGTGGGATCAGTTGCTGATCCGTCGCGGGCTTAACGCGCTGGGTCGCGCCGAGGCGCTGGGCGGGGCGGATGGACCTTATGCTTTGCAGGCGGCGCTCGCGGCGTGCCATGCGCGGGCGCGCTCGGCGGAGGACACCGACTGGCAGCATATCGCGACCCTTTACGACCGGCTGGGGGAGGTGATGCCGTCGCCGGTGGTCGAGCTGAATCGCGCAGTGGCGTACAGCATGGCGTTCGGTCCTGAAGCCGGATTGCGGCTGGTCGATGCGATCGCAGAGGAGGCCGCGCTTCGGAACTATGCGCCGCTGCCCGCCGCGCGCGGCGACTTCCTCTTTCGCGCCGGGCGGCCGGGAGAAGCGAAGGCAGAGTTCGAGGCGGCGGCCGCATTGTCGGGCAACGAGCGTGAGCGCGAGTTCCTGCTGGCCCGCGCCGCCGAATGCACCCGATGA
- a CDS encoding GlxA family transcriptional regulator — protein MPKLKVPDVPTALVEVGMMLYPDCQTGMVHGITDLFHVAGRFAVDHGRRPIRVSHWRLQEGGGFARCYDSHAEERAANSPAVLIAPGSLHKLLEPGEVEPYARWLLDRHAQGTVLASNCGGAFALAATGLLSGRPATTHWFFAEEFKSRFPDVRMEADRMVVDDGDIVTAGGLMAWTDLGLRIVERLLGPTVMMETARFLLIDPSGREQKNYASFAPRLNHGDEAILKVQHWLQAKGAGPVAVPEMAGEAGMEERTFQRRFKAATGMTPVEYVQHIRVGKARELLEFTKRTVDQIAWSVGYEDAAAFRKLFHRLIGLSPHEYRQRFSTPQSLAEVA, from the coding sequence ATGCCCAAGTTGAAGGTGCCGGACGTCCCGACCGCGTTGGTCGAGGTCGGAATGATGCTGTACCCCGACTGCCAGACCGGGATGGTTCACGGCATCACCGACCTGTTCCACGTCGCCGGGCGGTTCGCGGTCGATCACGGCCGCCGCCCGATCCGGGTCAGCCATTGGCGGTTGCAGGAGGGCGGAGGGTTCGCTCGCTGTTACGACAGTCATGCCGAGGAACGCGCCGCCAATTCGCCCGCGGTGCTGATCGCGCCGGGCAGCCTGCACAAATTGCTCGAGCCGGGCGAGGTCGAACCTTATGCGCGCTGGCTGCTCGACCGGCACGCGCAGGGCACGGTGCTCGCGTCGAATTGCGGCGGCGCCTTTGCGCTGGCGGCGACGGGATTGCTCAGCGGTCGGCCGGCAACGACGCACTGGTTCTTTGCCGAGGAGTTTAAGAGCCGCTTTCCCGACGTCAGGATGGAAGCCGACCGGATGGTGGTCGACGATGGCGATATCGTCACGGCGGGCGGGCTGATGGCGTGGACCGATCTGGGGCTGCGCATCGTCGAACGGCTATTGGGGCCGACGGTGATGATGGAGACCGCGCGCTTCCTGCTGATCGACCCGTCGGGGCGCGAGCAGAAGAATTATGCGAGCTTTGCGCCGAGGCTCAACCATGGCGACGAGGCGATATTAAAGGTGCAGCACTGGTTGCAGGCGAAGGGCGCGGGGCCGGTCGCGGTGCCCGAGATGGCGGGCGAGGCGGGGATGGAGGAACGGACCTTCCAGCGCCGCTTCAAGGCCGCGACGGGGATGACGCCGGTCGAATATGTCCAGCATATCCGCGTCGGCAAGGCGCGCGAATTGCTGGAATTCACCAAGCGGACGGTCGACCAGATCGCATGGTCGGTGGGTTATGAGGACGCGGCGGCGTTCCGCAAATTGTTCCACCGCCTGATAGGGCTTTCGCCGCACGAATATCGCCAGCGTTTTTCGACCCCGCAGTCGCTGGCCGAGGTCGCCTGA